In Plantibacter sp. PA-3-X8, one DNA window encodes the following:
- a CDS encoding SRPBCC family protein: protein MSDTDHTQPEPADERDLLVERIIHAPRSAVWAAWTDPATLGQWWVPSPAVCRVVEFELRPGGSFRTEFSEDGVDFVPQITGCVLEVVPEQRLVWTTALTAGWRPAEQPFITAVIDLADHPDGTRYRATALHSGVAQRDEHLELGFHAGWGIVTEQLAALVEQR, encoded by the coding sequence ATGAGCGACACCGATCACACCCAACCCGAACCGGCCGACGAGCGCGACCTGTTGGTCGAGCGCATCATCCACGCGCCGCGATCGGCCGTCTGGGCGGCGTGGACCGACCCCGCGACGCTCGGTCAGTGGTGGGTGCCGTCGCCGGCGGTGTGTCGGGTCGTCGAGTTCGAGTTGCGACCCGGCGGGTCCTTCCGCACCGAGTTCAGCGAGGACGGCGTCGACTTCGTGCCGCAGATCACCGGATGCGTGCTGGAGGTCGTTCCGGAGCAGCGTCTCGTCTGGACGACGGCGCTGACCGCAGGCTGGCGGCCAGCCGAGCAGCCGTTCATCACCGCCGTGATCGACCTCGCCGACCACCCCGACGGCACCCGCTACCGAGCGACCGCGCTCCACAGCGGGGTCGCCCAGCGCGACGAACACCTCGAACTCGGCTTCCACGCCGGCTGGGGGATTGTCACGGAACAACTCGCCGCGCTGGTGGAGCAGCGCTGA
- a CDS encoding FAD-binding protein, which translates to MTLERNWAGTHTFAAPRIVNATSIDEVRALVAEAARTGTRVRALGTRHSFTDLADSDGTLITVLDIPADPVFDEAAGSVTIGAGTRYGIAAAWLAEQGLAFHNMGSLPHISIGGAIATGTHGSGNDNGILSSAVSGLEYVDATGELVHVRRGDPGFDGLVVGLGAYGIVVRVTVDVQPAYRVRQDVYRDVPWDAVLADFEGVTGGAYSVSIFTNWLGDTVEQIWWKTRLAAGDDELPVVPESWLGVQRDSLTAGNLVETDPDNLTLQGGVPGDWWERLPHFRLESTPSNGDEIQTEYFIDRADGPAAITALRALGDRIAPLLLVTELRTAAPDKLWLSGAYHREMLAVHFTWRNLPEEVRAVLPAIEEALAPFGARPHWGKLNLLTAERIAEVVPRLADARDLFEELDPAGTFSNAHLERIGVRLPR; encoded by the coding sequence ATGACGCTTGAACGCAACTGGGCCGGCACGCACACCTTCGCAGCGCCGCGGATCGTGAACGCCACGTCGATCGACGAGGTCCGCGCACTCGTCGCGGAGGCCGCCAGGACGGGCACGCGCGTCCGCGCCCTCGGCACCCGACACTCGTTCACCGACCTCGCCGACTCCGACGGCACGCTCATCACGGTGCTCGACATCCCCGCCGACCCGGTGTTCGACGAGGCCGCCGGCTCGGTGACGATCGGAGCCGGGACCCGCTACGGGATCGCCGCCGCCTGGCTCGCCGAACAGGGCCTCGCCTTCCACAACATGGGCTCGCTCCCGCACATCTCCATCGGCGGCGCGATCGCGACCGGCACCCACGGATCCGGCAACGACAACGGCATCCTGTCCTCAGCGGTGAGCGGCCTCGAGTACGTCGACGCCACGGGCGAGCTCGTCCACGTCCGTCGTGGGGACCCCGGTTTCGACGGACTCGTCGTCGGGCTCGGCGCGTACGGCATCGTGGTGCGCGTGACGGTCGACGTGCAGCCCGCCTACCGCGTGCGTCAGGACGTCTACCGCGACGTCCCGTGGGACGCCGTCCTCGCCGACTTCGAGGGCGTCACCGGCGGCGCCTACAGCGTCAGCATCTTCACGAACTGGCTCGGCGACACCGTCGAGCAGATCTGGTGGAAGACCCGCCTGGCCGCCGGTGACGACGAGCTGCCCGTGGTCCCGGAGTCGTGGCTCGGCGTGCAGCGGGACTCCCTGACCGCCGGCAACCTCGTCGAGACGGACCCCGACAACCTCACGCTGCAGGGTGGTGTCCCCGGCGACTGGTGGGAGCGGCTGCCGCACTTCCGGCTCGAGTCGACGCCGAGCAACGGTGACGAGATCCAGACCGAGTACTTCATCGACCGCGCCGACGGACCCGCCGCGATCACGGCCCTGCGTGCGCTCGGCGACCGCATCGCTCCGCTGCTGCTCGTGACCGAACTGCGCACGGCAGCGCCCGACAAGCTCTGGCTGAGCGGTGCGTACCACCGGGAGATGCTCGCCGTGCACTTCACGTGGCGCAATCTGCCCGAGGAGGTCCGGGCGGTGCTGCCCGCGATCGAGGAGGCGCTCGCGCCCTTCGGTGCCCGCCCGCACTGGGGCAAGCTCAACCTCCTGACCGCCGAGCGCATCGCCGAGGTCGTGCCGCGGCTGGCCGACGCGCGGGACCTCTTCGAGGAGTTGGACCCGGCAGGCACCTTCTCGAACGCACACCTGGAGCGCATCGGGGTCCGTCTGCCCCGGTAG
- a CDS encoding nuclear transport factor 2 family protein, whose translation MTRSRALVVPLVRTAAVLAGVSLLAGCQATSAAVPDPSSSVSTARKGSADGGSTGDRSDSKTEQKNLAAVLKLYTDAFPDPASSKAVATTDKLVAADAVAHGSGQKSGPSGVLAEFTADRTRVPGAQAVVKHTAADGDLVAVHYQVASDPADERTGEAAVDLFRVRDGAVVERWAFDQPIATGTPASGNTNTMFSDLYSPAKPAVAPSESQEEQNRTFAVSAYNTLFRDQDVSILDKAFDPAYLQHNPVAPNGTAALKSFFSGSATFPPQESVISLSDGDLVWTFSQSVGAKADDPVLAADIFRVDDKLIREHWDVVPAAG comes from the coding sequence ATGACCAGATCACGCGCCCTCGTCGTCCCCCTCGTCCGCACCGCCGCCGTCCTCGCCGGCGTCTCACTGCTCGCGGGGTGCCAGGCCACCTCGGCAGCCGTGCCCGATCCGTCGTCCTCGGTCTCGACAGCGCGGAAGGGAAGTGCCGACGGCGGCTCGACGGGCGACCGCAGCGACTCGAAGACCGAGCAGAAGAACCTCGCCGCCGTGCTCAAGCTCTATACGGACGCCTTCCCCGACCCCGCCTCCTCGAAGGCGGTTGCCACGACCGACAAGCTGGTCGCGGCCGACGCCGTCGCGCACGGTTCCGGGCAGAAGTCTGGTCCGAGCGGCGTCCTCGCCGAGTTCACCGCCGACCGGACGCGGGTCCCCGGGGCGCAGGCGGTCGTCAAGCACACCGCGGCTGACGGCGACCTCGTCGCCGTGCACTACCAGGTCGCCTCCGACCCGGCCGATGAACGAACAGGCGAGGCCGCTGTCGACCTGTTCCGGGTGCGGGACGGCGCCGTCGTGGAGCGCTGGGCGTTCGATCAGCCGATCGCGACCGGGACGCCGGCGAGTGGGAACACCAACACGATGTTCAGCGACCTCTACAGCCCGGCGAAGCCCGCGGTCGCGCCGTCGGAGTCGCAGGAGGAGCAGAACCGGACGTTCGCGGTGAGCGCGTACAACACGCTGTTCCGCGACCAGGACGTCTCCATCCTCGACAAAGCGTTCGACCCTGCCTACCTCCAGCACAACCCGGTCGCACCGAACGGCACGGCAGCGCTCAAGTCCTTCTTCTCGGGTTCCGCGACCTTCCCGCCGCAGGAGTCGGTCATCTCGCTGAGCGACGGCGACCTCGTGTGGACGTTCTCGCAGAGCGTCGGCGCGAAGGCGGACGACCCCGTTCTGGCAGCGGACATCTTCCGCGTCGACGACAAGCTCATCCGCGAGCACTGGGACGTCGTGCCGGCCGCCGGGTGA
- a CDS encoding Cmx/CmrA family chloramphenicol efflux MFS transporter, producing MPFALYMLALAVFVMGTSEFMLAGLLPAIATELDVSVGTAGLLTSAFAVGMVIGAPVMAAFARRWPPRLTLIVCLLVFAGSHVVGAMTPVFSLLLITRVLSALANAGFLAVALSAATTLVPANQKGRALSILLSGTTIATVAGVPAGSLLGTALGWRTTFWAIAILCIPAVCGVIRGITNNAGQTDSSASSPRLHAELSQLAQPRLILAMALGAVINGGTFAAFTFLAPVVTETAGMAGGWVSVALVMFGMGSFLGVTIAGRLSDRRPGVVLAVGSPLLLTGWIALALVASHPVALIILVFVQGFLSFGVGSTVITRVLYAASGAPTMGGSYATAALNIGAAAGPVLGAFGLATGPGLLAPIWIASTLTAIALVIMLLAGHALTKAAAEASR from the coding sequence ATGCCTTTTGCTCTCTACATGCTTGCTCTGGCGGTTTTCGTCATGGGCACCTCAGAATTCATGCTCGCGGGATTGCTCCCCGCGATCGCGACCGAGCTTGACGTCTCGGTCGGCACGGCCGGCCTGCTGACCTCGGCCTTCGCGGTCGGTATGGTCATCGGCGCGCCAGTAATGGCGGCGTTCGCTCGCCGCTGGCCACCGCGGCTCACGTTGATCGTCTGCCTTCTCGTGTTCGCGGGAAGTCACGTGGTCGGAGCGATGACACCCGTGTTCTCGCTCCTCCTCATCACCCGGGTGCTCAGCGCTCTTGCAAACGCAGGATTCCTCGCCGTAGCACTGAGCGCGGCAACTACCCTCGTGCCAGCGAACCAGAAGGGGCGGGCACTGTCGATCCTGCTCTCCGGCACGACGATCGCAACCGTCGCGGGTGTCCCCGCGGGGTCTTTGCTCGGCACAGCGCTGGGCTGGCGAACGACGTTCTGGGCGATCGCAATCCTCTGTATTCCGGCGGTCTGCGGAGTCATCCGAGGGATCACGAATAACGCCGGTCAGACCGATTCAAGCGCTTCCTCGCCACGGCTTCATGCCGAGCTCAGCCAGTTGGCACAGCCGCGGCTCATCCTGGCCATGGCACTTGGAGCGGTGATCAACGGAGGGACCTTCGCGGCATTCACTTTCCTCGCACCCGTCGTGACCGAGACCGCGGGGATGGCTGGTGGGTGGGTGTCCGTCGCGCTGGTGATGTTCGGCATGGGATCGTTCCTTGGCGTCACGATTGCAGGGCGACTGTCGGATCGACGCCCCGGCGTCGTGCTTGCGGTCGGCAGTCCGCTGCTGCTGACAGGCTGGATCGCATTGGCATTGGTCGCGTCGCATCCCGTCGCGCTTATCATCCTCGTCTTCGTTCAGGGCTTCCTGTCGTTCGGCGTGGGTAGCACCGTGATCACTCGTGTGCTGTATGCGGCGTCGGGTGCGCCAACGATGGGCGGTTCGTACGCAACCGCAGCATTGAACATCGGAGCTGCCGCGGGGCCCGTGCTTGGCGCGTTCGGGCTCGCGACCGGGCCGGGCTTACTCGCTCCGATCTGGATCGCATCGACGCTGACAGCGATCGCTCTCGTCATCATGCTCCTCGCGGGGCACGCGCTCACGAAGGCTGCTGCGGAGGCGAGTCGATGA
- a CDS encoding pentapeptide repeat-containing protein yields the protein MAKRTGTTAPRLDPVRLIGLTDGDEGALDAHDSVEGLRFADLDLSHRDLSGITISESLLTGIRADQTDFRAASFLDTRLERWDAPILLAPRIRLRDVELEGSRVGSADCYDANWQSVRVTGCKLGFVNLRGAVLQDVLFEDCTIDELDLADATATRVRFVDCTLNSLDVTRARLTDVDLRTLELRRIAGIEHLRGATMTPFQVGELAAMFAEQFGIRVED from the coding sequence ATGGCGAAACGCACCGGAACGACGGCACCACGGCTCGACCCCGTCCGTCTCATCGGATTGACCGACGGCGACGAGGGCGCCCTCGACGCGCACGACAGCGTCGAAGGCCTGCGGTTCGCCGACCTCGACCTGTCGCACCGCGACCTCTCGGGCATCACGATCTCTGAGTCCTTGCTCACCGGCATTCGAGCCGACCAGACCGACTTCCGGGCGGCGTCGTTCCTCGACACCCGGCTCGAACGATGGGACGCGCCCATCCTCCTCGCCCCTCGGATTCGGCTGCGCGACGTCGAGCTGGAGGGCTCCCGGGTCGGTTCCGCCGACTGCTACGACGCGAACTGGCAGTCGGTGCGGGTCACCGGGTGCAAGCTCGGGTTCGTCAACCTGCGAGGTGCTGTCCTGCAGGACGTCCTGTTCGAGGACTGCACGATCGACGAACTGGACCTCGCCGATGCGACGGCCACCCGGGTGCGGTTCGTCGACTGCACCCTCAACAGTCTCGACGTCACGCGGGCGAGGCTCACCGACGTCGACCTCCGGACGCTCGAGCTCCGGCGCATCGCCGGCATCGAGCATCTGCGGGGCGCGACGATGACTCCGTTCCAGGTCGGCGAGCTCGCGGCGATGTTCGCCGAGCAGTTCGGCATCCGAGTCGAGGACTGA
- a CDS encoding DUF6804 family protein, translating to MPSPTPAPAPFALRPALIPGIMGAVALMLGLALLELDAFTIVLFVVSILALIMAVFAWQAKQPLWMIPTLLVAIVWNPVLPLPFSGIPWIIAQFLGAVVLVSVGILLENKHAAPPA from the coding sequence ATGCCGAGTCCGACCCCCGCACCCGCACCCTTCGCCCTTCGCCCGGCGCTCATCCCGGGCATCATGGGTGCGGTCGCGCTCATGCTCGGGCTCGCACTGCTCGAACTCGACGCCTTCACGATCGTGCTGTTCGTGGTGAGCATCCTCGCGCTCATCATGGCCGTGTTCGCCTGGCAGGCCAAGCAGCCGCTCTGGATGATCCCGACGCTGCTCGTCGCGATCGTGTGGAACCCGGTCCTCCCGCTCCCGTTCAGCGGCATCCCTTGGATCATCGCGCAGTTCCTCGGCGCGGTCGTGCTCGTCTCGGTCGGCATCCTGCTCGAGAACAAGCACGCCGCCCCGCCCGCCTGA
- a CDS encoding nucleotide pyrophosphohydrolase, which produces MTQDFATLNAHAMEVAAAYDDLSTKRIGRPWTNQEVALGFVGDVGDLAKIVMTLEGTRRIDGIGLEQLEHELCDAIWSCLVLADRFGIDIGEAFPRQMQHLVRHVSELRADEASTDSATPAG; this is translated from the coding sequence ATGACTCAGGACTTCGCAACGCTGAATGCCCACGCGATGGAGGTCGCCGCCGCCTACGACGATCTCAGCACGAAGCGGATCGGACGCCCGTGGACGAACCAGGAGGTCGCCCTCGGCTTCGTCGGCGACGTCGGTGACCTCGCCAAGATCGTGATGACGCTCGAAGGGACGCGTCGCATCGACGGCATCGGACTCGAACAGCTCGAGCACGAACTGTGTGATGCCATCTGGTCCTGTCTCGTGCTCGCCGACCGGTTCGGCATCGACATCGGCGAGGCGTTCCCCCGTCAGATGCAGCACTTGGTGCGGCACGTGTCCGAGCTCCGGGCCGACGAAGCGAGCACTGACTCCGCGACGCCCGCTGGCTAG
- a CDS encoding DUF1653 domain-containing protein: MSDDSTASTDDGESFGVEPGTYRHFKGARYEVIGVGRHSETEEPYVFYRTTTTPPTSWVRPLAMFVEPVSRDGYEGPRFARVEDDDD, translated from the coding sequence ATGAGCGACGACAGCACGGCCAGCACCGACGACGGCGAGTCCTTCGGCGTCGAGCCCGGCACCTACCGGCACTTCAAGGGTGCGCGCTACGAGGTCATCGGCGTCGGACGCCACAGCGAGACCGAGGAGCCGTACGTCTTCTACCGGACGACCACGACCCCGCCGACGTCGTGGGTGCGACCGCTCGCGATGTTCGTCGAGCCCGTCTCGCGCGACGGCTACGAGGGACCGCGATTCGCCCGCGTCGAGGACGACGACGACTGA
- a CDS encoding SDR family NAD(P)-dependent oxidoreductase, with protein sequence MTSLPHDEPANHAPGDDAGIDPTDLEVTLRVLQTMATMDEEHPDYLQVRRATAKMFKAVKKERRLDRRARIADADRAVIAATATGAPDRIDDETRGIPLATTTTAPTAGELLVPRNCYICKQPYTTVDAFYHQLCPQCAAMSHAKRDARTDLTGKRALLTGGRAKIGMYIALRLLRDGAHTTITTRFPRDAVRRFSALPDSADWLHRLRVVGIDLRDPAQVIALADSVAEQGPLDILINNAAQTVRRTKGAYQPLVDAELAPLPDGPLPELVTFGHTNDAHPLSLAASVSAHPILAAAAAKADALTEAAMTAGSSSLERLAAGTAIDAGGLVPDVDHSNSWVQNVDQVEPIEMLEVQLANATAPFILISRLRASMAASDFPRTYVVNVSAMEGVFGRGYKGPGHPHTNMAKAALNMLTRTSAREMFETDGILMTSVDTGWITDERPHPTKVRLAEEGFHAPLDLVDGAARVYDPIVRGEAGENLFGVFLKDYRPSSW encoded by the coding sequence ATGACCTCTCTCCCCCACGACGAGCCTGCGAACCACGCTCCCGGCGACGACGCGGGCATCGATCCCACCGATCTCGAGGTCACACTGCGCGTCCTCCAGACCATGGCGACGATGGACGAGGAGCACCCCGACTACCTCCAGGTGCGCCGCGCCACCGCCAAGATGTTCAAGGCGGTCAAGAAGGAGCGCCGACTCGACCGTCGGGCCCGGATCGCCGACGCCGACCGCGCCGTGATCGCCGCCACCGCGACGGGCGCCCCCGACCGCATCGACGACGAGACGCGGGGCATTCCGCTCGCCACCACCACGACGGCTCCGACCGCCGGCGAGCTGCTGGTGCCGCGCAACTGCTACATCTGCAAGCAGCCGTACACGACGGTCGACGCGTTCTACCACCAGCTCTGCCCGCAGTGCGCGGCGATGAGCCACGCGAAGCGCGACGCCCGCACCGACCTCACCGGCAAGCGCGCCCTCCTCACGGGTGGCCGCGCGAAGATCGGCATGTACATCGCGCTGCGACTCCTGCGCGACGGTGCACACACCACCATCACGACGCGGTTCCCACGCGACGCCGTCCGACGCTTCAGCGCGCTCCCTGACAGCGCCGACTGGCTGCACCGCCTGCGCGTCGTCGGCATCGACCTCCGCGACCCGGCCCAGGTCATCGCCCTCGCGGACTCCGTGGCTGAGCAGGGTCCGCTCGACATCCTCATCAACAACGCCGCGCAGACGGTCCGCCGCACGAAGGGCGCGTACCAGCCGCTCGTCGACGCGGAGCTCGCCCCGCTGCCCGACGGCCCGCTGCCCGAGCTCGTCACCTTCGGCCACACGAACGACGCACACCCGCTGTCGCTCGCGGCGTCGGTGTCCGCGCACCCGATCCTCGCCGCTGCGGCCGCCAAGGCCGACGCCCTCACCGAGGCGGCCATGACGGCCGGGTCGTCCTCGCTCGAACGCCTCGCCGCCGGTACCGCGATCGACGCCGGTGGACTCGTGCCCGACGTCGACCACAGCAACAGCTGGGTGCAGAACGTCGACCAGGTCGAGCCCATCGAGATGCTCGAGGTCCAGCTGGCGAACGCCACCGCCCCGTTCATCCTCATCAGTCGCCTGCGTGCCTCGATGGCCGCATCCGACTTCCCGCGCACCTACGTGGTCAACGTCTCCGCGATGGAGGGCGTCTTCGGTCGCGGGTACAAGGGCCCGGGCCACCCGCACACGAACATGGCGAAGGCCGCGCTGAACATGCTCACCCGGACGAGCGCGCGGGAGATGTTCGAGACCGACGGCATCCTGATGACGAGCGTCGACACCGGCTGGATCACCGACGAGCGCCCGCACCCGACCAAGGTGCGACTGGCGGAGGAGGGCTTCCACGCCCCGCTCGACCTCGTCGACGGCGCGGCGCGAGTGTACGACCCGATCGTCCGCGGTGAGGCCGGCGAGAACCTCTTCGGCGTCTTCCTCAAGGACTACCGCCCGAGCTCCTGGTGA
- a CDS encoding chloramphenicol resistance leader peptide, which translates to MSGVPGVLAVVTRRTIS; encoded by the coding sequence ATTTCTGGCGTGCCCGGGGTACTGGCCGTGGTGACAAGAAGAACCATTTCTTGA